Genomic DNA from Anguilla anguilla isolate fAngAng1 chromosome 17, fAngAng1.pri, whole genome shotgun sequence:
GCGAGGCCAGGCCCGGCCAGCACTGCCCCACCCTCACCAAGACCGTCAGCCAGAGGATACAGGTCGTCACCCACGAGCAGGCCATGGTGAGAACCCTGTCGCTGCCACACCTCGGCAAGTGCAGTCACTCTACAGGCAGCAGTCATACGGAGAGACAGCAGTCATATGGAGTGTCAGACAGCAGTCGTACAGAGAGACAGCTGTCATATGGAGCGACAGCAGTCAAACGAGAAAGTCCTATCATTCGATGGTGAAAGGCGTACATCAGGAGATATGAAACTGTGGTCTTTATATTTACGAAAGGAATCCATATTGAAAAAGCTCTGCAGTTGTTCCCGTGATTATAAGGCTTGTGGTTCTTACACTAGCTCCAGGCTAATGCCACAGTGCAGTAGTCCACCCCACCTCTCTGTGAATTGTAGCGAACTACTGTTCATTTGCAAATCAAACTGTTGTAactcactcacaaaaaaaaagtttaaatttgCTGAGAGGCACTCTTCCAAAACACGATGAAACTTGATATATACGAACGAATAGAAGGCTACTTCAGTTGTGTACATAATAGGACTTTGGCTCACTGATAATACATGGCTAAGGAGtctagattttaaaatggctgccttttCTAGATGAGTAGCCTTTACTGCTGTTATTGTTCCACATCGATCCTCTTTAACTGACAATTGTAGGCCTGCCCTCACGTTGACATCTTAGGAATCCTTCTGATAGAGGTCATGTAGAAGTTGAGTATACACATTCCCAGATATGAATGAAGGCATTGCTTGAGACAGTGCTGtaaagattatttttgtttattcccAAGGGGGTTATCAAGGAGTTTAAGGGGACTAAAGAGGAAGATAAGACCCCTCCAGCCTGGTTTACATCTTACATGGAGAAGGTACTGTAGAGAGATTTATAATGAAATTCATCTTTTGATGTTTGTGGTAATCTGTGGCTTTTTATGTCTGTGCTATACATAACAGTGAAAGATCATCTCACGTCACTTTGTAGATCAGTTTACAAAACCCTCTGATAACCCTCTTAATGttgattaccaacattaatCCTAGTGCAGCTCTGGTGTTATGGTGTTTTCCATTTAGTATAATTTATCCTTAAGCATATTGAACAGGAGTGTGGCTGTAATTGAATGTAACTAGTTGGAATGATGGCTGGTGAAAGAGGAAGGAGAACGTTGCGCTGCAGTCTGGTAGTTGTAGTTTTGTGGCTGGGGTGTGACATTGTGTGCGGGCAGTTGCAGAGGGGGTTCTTCTGCGCTCCCCAGTTTAAAGAGCAGGTGGTGAAGGAGGCGGTGGAGAAGATCTGCCGCGAGTTCTCGGGACAGTGCTGCATCCACAAGCCGTCGGGAGGCGACGTCCAGGTCCCAGAggtcagctcctcctcctcctcctccgccggaGTGCCCAGCGCCACGCCCGCCTGCAGCAGCTGCCAGGGACAGACCTCCGGGGGAGGGTACCAGTGCAGGTGAGCggcaggaagagagggagggagagtgagagcgagcgagcgagagggagagtgagagagagtgaaagagagaaagagagagagagagagacagtagaGGAGACTTTTGACCTCCTTTAATAAACCATGTTGCCTACAAACAAGCAAATCTGCCCAAGACACATACTAATAAATAGAGAACTAATTGTGCTCCTCTCACGGTGTCCTTCCCCCTTGTCCCGCCAGCGTGTGCACGTCCTGCACCCTGTGTGAGCCCTGCAGCCTGGCGCACGACCCCAGCCACAGCCTGGTGAGGGCCAGGACGCCCCTGTCCATCCCGGAGCATGGCTCCCCCGGCCCCGAACACATCAGGTAGGGCTgcacagcgccctctgctgaCCTAATCCATACGACATCAACTCTAATTTCATTGTGCTCATTAGATGCGGGTTCTAGTTCAAGCCTGTTTTAATTTGTAGTGTAGATTTTGGCTTCCCTCAGAGGTGCAGCTGTTAGACAGATGCTTCTAGAGCTCTGCTTGCTTTTGCTTTCCTTCTGAATCCATCTGGATCTTTGGTATTATGAAATATCACTATCATTGAGGATTCAGATGTGATTTCAGTGAGTCAGATAGAGCACTGAAGATGGATTGGGTACTAATTCCTGGATTCAATCCATGTGTGTCCATGACATGAATATggatatatgaataataataaattgcaaataaatgtgaGTGTTACTTTATCTGTGGCCATAATTTGGAAAGGTTTTTTTGGTAATTGCTGAACTCCCCATTTTGTGTTTGCGAGGGGAAAAAGacaaacacttgcatttaattgtgaacCTGATTGAAGGACTCGTTGAATCCAACTGTAATCACTGCTATTCTGCCAGAAAAGTCCAGAGGGTCACCTCGGTGGATATCACAGTGGCCATTCTTAATGTAGgatggaaaggggaaaaaaatgcactgcactgtattcTGTAAAGGCAGATattgtaatgtttaaaaaagaccTCTGAATATGCTGtgtattgatcataatatttacacagccataGGTAGCATTGCCAGATTCAAGCGAAAGTGCTTCATTTGAATGCAGGGTTGAAAAGCGAGATGTCACGCTGTAGCCAGCTTGATCAACATGAGTATATTAACACAAATTGCTCCTAGGGTTTTTTTATATGGTTAGCATGTGtggcaaaaatttgttttgatctggttgccaaaacattatttgtagcttGCTTCATACCGCAAATCTCACAGTTTTATTTGGCTTCTGTTGcaagtgtcataataaaattgtGAACaacatacattcattttgttatttttgaaaaactcaacattttctATCAAAACACAAGTGTATTATTAAAGTAAAACgcaaattttgaaatgtcctaTGTTCCAAAGATGCAAACATCCATGGGCTAGCTCGACTATGCTGTTGTGTTTCCGCGGAATGTCGATGGCCTGCCTTTCTGTCTGAACCCAAGGTTCCAGAGGCGGGGAGACAGAAGCTTCCGGAAGGCAGAGAAGCAGCGGCTGAAGGCGGAGAAGCGACAGCTGAAGGCAGAGGTGAAGGAGATCAGGAAGCAGCTGAGGATGGAGAGGAGGGGCCTTCAGTGGAACACCGTCGGCGACGGGAACGCCGACCCCATCCTGCTCCAACCACGGAGCACGCAGACCTGCTGCTTAGAGTAAGAGCTCCACACTCAGGCCTGCTGCTTAGAGAAAGAGCTCCACACTCAGGCCTGCTGCTTAGAGAAAGAGCTCCACACTCAGGCCTGCTGCTTAGAGTAAGAGCTCCACACTCAGGCCTGCTGCTTAGAGAAAGAGCTCCACTGCCAGGCCTAGTGCTTAGAGAAAGAGGTGCACACTCAGGCCTGCTGCTTAGAGAAAGAGCTCCACACCCAAGCCTGCTGCTTAGAGAAATAGCTTCACGCTCAGGCCTGCTGCTTAGAGAAAGAGCTCCACACCCAGACCTATGATCTTGGTAGAGAGAACAAGTGAGGGTCAGGAACTTGGCCACTCTAACAATGCACCATATGGTTTTGACCAGGAGCCCCCACCGCTCCTGCCCCCCCATGGGGCCCGTCATGACCGCCCTGTTCCTGGACGAGAACCTCCCGGACGGGACACGGCTACAGCCCGGTACCAAATTCATCAAGTACTGGAAGATGAGGAACACTGGCAGCATGCCATGGAGCCCCGAAACCAAGGTAAGGCAGCAGGACACGCTCACTCCTGTGTGgagctttgtgacatcactgtgcccgtcaatgatttaaaaaatataaacatgcagATCATATGTTGGTTTTGTTACAACAGCTGGCACTGTTGTCTGTTGAGCAGTACTCTTGCCGCATTAGAGATAGGGACCCTTTGATATTTTAATGTCCTGATGTGATGCAGTGCTATATGCTCTATATCAGGGGTgctggtctgtgtgctggtttttggtcCAACCAGTTACATTAGTtctagttttctgacagctctataaactacgctggttcactcctgtacttgagcagaGTAAAATCTTTAGGCTGCACTTGCAGTCTACGGCTGTTGCTGGTGTTCATGCAAGTGCCAGACCGAGATATGGTTGAGCTAATTAATTAAGAgtagaagttggcacaaaatcctgaaatggatcagcCCTCTTTGTGCACCCCCGCTCTGTATTGTGGGTAAATGGGCAGCCCAAATGTGCTGATTGGCCTGTGTGCATCATTATGCATTCCTGTTGTTATGGAAACGGTCATGTGACCCGCAGCTGAAGTTCATGTGGGGGAACCTGACGCTGGCGTCCAGCGAGAAGCAGAAGGAGGTGCCGGTGCCCTTCCTGCAGCCGGACCAGGTGGGCGTGGTGAGCGTGGCCTTCACGGCGCCCGTGGCGGAGGGCACCTACACCTCGCACTGGCGCCTGGCGCACCGCGGGGAGCAGTTCGGCCCGCGCGTGTGGTGCAGCATCGTGGTGGaccccctggccccgcccggcGCCGCTGACGGGGAGCTGGTCTCCCCCTGTGGGACCCCCCAGGTGAGTTCAGAACTCTGCACCAATGGTCACTTTATGAGCtgtgagcagtgctgtgtgtctgactaaGCATTGAGCTTACTGGCGGTCACTGGCTGCCGTGCAGTTTGAGGTTAGTTTCCTAGAAAGGGAACCATTGCACTGTCTCAATAAAGTTTAGTTAAAGGATGATTAGTTGGTGCGTTGCACTCAGCTTGCAGTTGAcgggaaaaaaaattgaggcCCATACTCCAagagagttttttaaaaaaagagtcttTCTACAATTTCAATGTGcttttattatgtaaaaaagttgtacACAGAGGTTTCGGCCCTGAAGCCTtcttcagtgtgtctgtagttGCATAATAAAAGCACATTGAAATTTCAGagactcttttaaaaaaagctttttgtgtGAAACTCGTTTGTGTGAAACATTTGTTGTTGTGAAGtgatttttcccccttttctctcatCTCGAACAGCACTAATGCATGGTAGCCTCTGTAAAGCAGTATGTGAGTGCAGTCTAGGGCCTTCCATGAAGCGGGTTCTCTCTCCTTGCCTCCAGGTGGCGCTGCAGGAGAAGGTCGTCCCTCGGCGGGAGAAGGAGGGGACCTGCTGCGCTGCCCCCAGGGACTGTGCAATCATGTCCATGGGCCTGGAGTGCGAGCACGACTACTACATCCCCTCAGTGGACCTGCTCACAGCACAGGTAAGTCCCGCTCACACCAGCCGACCAACCGCACAGCCAGTACCCACGTTACTCCTTACTTCCTTACTACAGCACGTTCTGGGTGTTTTAAGGAATTTCTGGTGCTAAATGACATTATACGCTTAATAAATATTCGTAAATATAATAGTGCAACATCTGTTGCAACATCTTCATCCTTGGTCACACCCCTTCATGAATATGCATTGACTGTACATCTATAGTGCTTCAGTGTGGGAAGTTTTGGCTTCAACAGCAAGGAGACTGGGGGAATGGTGAGGTGGGTCAGTAGGAGAATGATGAAGTGCTTCACTAGGAGAATGGTTAGGTGCTTTAGTAGTAAAGACTGGGAATGATGAGGAGGGTGTTATATGGTGCTGGCTGGTCTGTAGCGTCTGTGCTAACGTTGTGTTTTTGGCGCTGATGTACTGCTATCGTACCCGTGTTGCAGGACCTGCTGTCCTTCGAGCTGCTGGACATCAACATCgtgcaggagctggagagcgTCCCGAACAACACGCCAGCAGGTAACAGCGCGGTGTCATAGCAGAACTGCAGAACCTTCACTCCTGCGTTTCAGTATTAACGTTTATTGTCAGCGTTGATAAATGAATATGATGCAGCTAAGCAAAGGCCTGTATCACAAGCGGCtttggataataataatacacaaacTGAACACAATGATAATAGAGCAATATTATTGGTGAGCGTGTCCCGTCTCTTTCGGCAGACATGACGCCCTGCATGTCCCCGCTGCCCCACGAtggccccctggtggagagGCCGGTCCTGGCACAGATCCAGGAGGAGACCAAGGTCTCAGGGGCTAAGAGCCTGCCGGGTAAGGGTCTGTCTGCACCACAGAACCTCAACTACATTAAAACCTTTATTTCAAAAGCACTGGCTTACATTTGCTCTTAGATACAGAAGATTCAAcaatgatgtacagtatgtctccTGTAAAACTAATTGTATTTGGGTGTAaagtttaattgtattttatctttttaaaatgaattaaaattctATTGCATAGAACATTGTCAACAGGATGTTACATGGTGCTAGTCGTGGGCTCACTTGTGCAGGTTTGGGTGTGCTAGCCGCACTGCGCTAGTCGTGTTCTCAGTCATGCGGTTTGGGTATGCTAGCC
This window encodes:
- the nbr1b gene encoding next to BRCA1 gene 1 protein isoform X2, producing the protein MDIPVNLRVNFRGNAKSFLVSESETSWESMEAMIKRSFGLSSLQLTYFDEDNEEVSINSQEEYEEALKSALKQGGRLHMNVFETKGPAGRGPAKPRGGEPKSEARPGQHCPTLTKTVSQRIQVVTHEQAMGVIKEFKGTKEEDKTPPAWFTSYMEKFKEQVVKEAVEKICREFSGQCCIHKPSGGDVQVPEVSSSSSSSAGVPSATPACSSCQGQTSGGGYQCSVCTSCTLCEPCSLAHDPSHSLVRARTPLSIPEHGSPGPEHIRFQRRGDRSFRKAEKQRLKAEKRQLKAEVKEIRKQLRMERRGLQWNTVGDGNADPILLQPRSTQTCCLESPHRSCPPMGPVMTALFLDENLPDGTRLQPGTKFIKYWKMRNTGSMPWSPETKLKFMWGNLTLASSEKQKEVPVPFLQPDQVGVVSVAFTAPVAEGTYTSHWRLAHRGEQFGPRVWCSIVVDPLAPPGAADGELVSPCGTPQVALQEKVVPRREKEGTCCAAPRDCAIMSMGLECEHDYYIPSVDLLTAQDLLSFELLDINIVQELESVPNNTPADMTPCMSPLPHDGPLVERPVLAQIQEETKVSGAKSLPAAKQRRLKEPGSIPAQEEGEEDISGTQFVCETVIRSLTLEEPDRVPLRRPRPRPAPRKVCSSAAHDSSSSAGNATEQCREKRAGPDMEAGLRTIEAPPPSTSQVIQEERSPPEVGGESDIEIVCADPGGAGAEEGVGGAAGEGAGAAATAGADEQDEVRSQASSASSEDYIIILPDCFDTSRPLGESMYSSALSQAGADGAPSGCSSVSDMLCASQTLDAVPLTPVVVPATPRRPERLGKKDLTVETLDTSELYQPADSPDCSGSDQSQQASPSEKSGSEVPQDHRAPGGLTDGLVKGALSVAASAYKALFTGQPGASQPPADSASQDALMAVLLEMGFGDRPLNQRLLKKHDYNLLDVVNELVQMADNDWYATRY
- the nbr1b gene encoding next to BRCA1 gene 1 protein isoform X1 is translated as MDIPVNLRVNFRGNAKSFLVSESETSWESMEAMIKRSFGLSSLQLTYFDEDNEEVSINSQEEYEEALKSALKQGGRLHMNVFETKGPAGRGPAKPRGGEPKSEARPGQHCPTLTKTVSQRIQVVTHEQAMGVIKEFKGTKEEDKTPPAWFTSYMEKLQRGFFCAPQFKEQVVKEAVEKICREFSGQCCIHKPSGGDVQVPEVSSSSSSSAGVPSATPACSSCQGQTSGGGYQCSVCTSCTLCEPCSLAHDPSHSLVRARTPLSIPEHGSPGPEHIRFQRRGDRSFRKAEKQRLKAEKRQLKAEVKEIRKQLRMERRGLQWNTVGDGNADPILLQPRSTQTCCLESPHRSCPPMGPVMTALFLDENLPDGTRLQPGTKFIKYWKMRNTGSMPWSPETKLKFMWGNLTLASSEKQKEVPVPFLQPDQVGVVSVAFTAPVAEGTYTSHWRLAHRGEQFGPRVWCSIVVDPLAPPGAADGELVSPCGTPQVALQEKVVPRREKEGTCCAAPRDCAIMSMGLECEHDYYIPSVDLLTAQDLLSFELLDINIVQELESVPNNTPADMTPCMSPLPHDGPLVERPVLAQIQEETKVSGAKSLPAAKQRRLKEPGSIPAQEEGEEDISGTQFVCETVIRSLTLEEPDRVPLRRPRPRPAPRKVCSSAAHDSSSSAGNATEQCREKRAGPDMEAGLRTIEAPPPSTSQVIQEERSPPEVGGESDIEIVCADPGGAGAEEGVGGAAGEGAGAAATAGADEQDEVRSQASSASSEDYIIILPDCFDTSRPLGESMYSSALSQAGADGAPSGCSSVSDMLCASQTLDAVPLTPVVVPATPRRPERLGKKDLTVETLDTSELYQPADSPDCSGSDQSQQASPSEKSGSEVPQDHRAPGGLTDGLVKGALSVAASAYKALFTGQPGASQPPADSASQDALMAVLLEMGFGDRPLNQRLLKKHDYNLLDVVNELVQMADNDWYATRY